From the genome of Triticum aestivum cultivar Chinese Spring chromosome 3B, IWGSC CS RefSeq v2.1, whole genome shotgun sequence, one region includes:
- the LOC123067460 gene encoding 50S ribosomal protein L2, chloroplastic-like: protein MAEWLKRPTHNWRILNNTAKDLYKTPIPSTRKGTVDRQVKSNPRNNLIHGRHRCGKGRNSRGIITARHRGGGHKRLYRKIDFRRNQKDISGRIVTIEYDPNRNAYICLIHYGDGEKRYILHPRGAIIGDTIVSGTKVPISMGNALPLKSTSTDMPLGTAMHNIEITRGRGGQLARAAGAVAKLIAKEGKSATLRLPSGEVRLVSQNCLATVGQVGNVGVNQKSLGRAGSKCWLGKRPVLRGVVMNPVDHPHGGGEGKAPIGRKKPTTPWGYPALGRRTRKRKKYSDSFILRRRK from the exons ATGGCTGAATGGTTAAAGCGCCCAACTCATAATTG GAGAATACTTAATAATACGGCGAAAGATTTATACAAAACACCTATCCCGAGCACACGCAAGGGAACCGTAGACAGGCAAGTGAAATCCAATCCACGAAATAATTTGATCCATGGACGGCACCGTTGTGGTAAAGGTCGTAATTCCAGAGGAATCATTACCGCAAGGCATAGAGGGGGAGGTCATAAGCGCCTATACCGTAAAATAGATTTTCGACGGAATCAAAAAGACATATCTGGTAGAATCGTAACCATAGAATACGACCCTAATCGAAATGCATACATTTGTCTCATACACTATGGGGATGGTGAGAAGAGATATATTTTACATCCCAGAGGGGCTATAATTGGAGATACTATTGTTTCTGGTACAAAAGTTCCTATATCAATGGGAAATGCCCTACCTTTGA AATCTACTTCAACCGATATGCCCTTAGGCACGGCCATGCATAACATAGAAATCACACGTGGAAGGGGTGGGCAATTAGCTAGAGCAGCAGGTGCTGTAGCGAAACTCATTGCAAAAGAGGGTAAATCGGCCACTTTAAGATTACCATCTGGGGAGGTCCGTTTAGTATCCCAAAACTGCTTAGCAACAGTCGGACAAGTGGGTAATGTTGGGGTGAACCAAAAAAGTTTGGGTAGAGCCGGATCTAAGTGTTGGCTAGGTAAACGCCCCGTATTAAGAGGGGTAGTTATGAACCCTGTGGACCACCCCCATGGGGGCGGTGAAGGGAAAGCTCCCATTGGTAGAAAAAAACCCACAACCCCTTGGGGTTATCCTGCGCTTGGAAGAAGAACtaggaaaaggaaaaaatatagcGATAGTTTTATTCTTCGTCGCCGTAAGTAA